A region from the Sphingomonas brevis genome encodes:
- a CDS encoding HesA/MoeB/ThiF family protein, translating into MALSDEELDRYARHIVLPQVGGAGQLKLTAARIAIAGAGGIGAGAIPSLTGAGIGHITLIDDDRVELSNLQRQPLYTSDQVGQRKVDLAARFIGKRNPHVECRTVADRIEADNVDAILSGHDLIIDGTDNFATRLTVSDAAVRLGIPLLSAAAQQFQGQVGLFRGQPCYRCFVGDAFDADDCDSCAELGVLGALTGIVGNFAALIAIRAIVGIAPDPAGTLHLFDGLSLTWKSMKLPRDPGCRTCGEGHEART; encoded by the coding sequence ATGGCTCTCTCTGACGAGGAACTGGACCGCTACGCGCGGCACATCGTCCTTCCACAGGTCGGCGGCGCGGGCCAGCTTAAGCTAACAGCGGCACGGATCGCCATTGCTGGTGCCGGCGGTATCGGGGCAGGTGCGATTCCGTCCCTGACTGGCGCCGGTATCGGCCATATCACCCTCATCGACGATGACCGGGTCGAACTGTCGAACCTGCAGCGCCAGCCGCTCTACACCAGCGATCAGGTCGGCCAGCGCAAGGTCGATCTCGCTGCTAGGTTTATCGGTAAGCGCAATCCACATGTCGAATGCCGCACGGTCGCCGATCGGATCGAGGCCGACAATGTCGACGCCATCCTGTCAGGCCATGATCTGATCATTGACGGCACCGACAATTTCGCCACTCGCCTGACGGTCAGCGACGCCGCCGTTCGCCTTGGCATTCCGCTGCTCTCCGCGGCGGCGCAGCAATTCCAGGGGCAGGTTGGATTGTTCCGTGGCCAGCCTTGCTATCGCTGTTTCGTCGGCGACGCGTTCGATGCCGACGATTGCGATAGTTGCGCCGAGCTTGGAGTGCTTGGCGCGCTGACCGGCATCGTCGGGAATTTCGCCGCTTTGATCGCAATCCGCGCGATTGTCGGCATCGCGCCCGACCCGGCGGGCACGCTGCACCTGTTCGACGGCCTCTCCTTGACGTGGAAGTCCATGAAGCTTCCAAGAGACCCGGGTTGCAGGACATGCGGAGAGGGGCATGAGGCGCGTACATGA
- the coaBC gene encoding bifunctional phosphopantothenoylcysteine decarboxylase/phosphopantothenate--cysteine ligase CoaBC, whose translation MSRILLIVGGGIAAYKAAEMIRLLRKEGHEVTPVLTEGGSHFVTPMSLAALAESPVYTSLWDLKDEAEMGHIQLSRAADLVLVAPATADLIARMAAGEANDLATTLLLATDKPVVVAPAMNVRMWQHAATRRNVEQLKADGITVLEPDEGPMACGEFGPGRLPEPIDIYRRIQPMLDKAVSIDVADAGLLAGKHVLVTAGPTHEPIDPVRVIANRSSGKQGFAIAAAAAQAGARVTLIAGPVALPTPGGVCRIDVETARQMADAVEAALPADAAILVAAVADWKVEAATSKLKKSDGPPQLRFAPNPDILAILGAHPERPTLLIGFAAETDDLVANAGSKLRSKQADWIVANDVSGDVMGSHRNHVHLVAADGAEDWGPMDKTEVAARLIDRIARKLG comes from the coding sequence ATGAGCCGTATCCTCCTCATCGTCGGCGGCGGCATCGCCGCTTACAAAGCGGCCGAGATGATCCGCCTGCTACGCAAGGAGGGGCATGAGGTCACGCCCGTGCTGACCGAGGGCGGCTCCCACTTCGTGACGCCGATGAGCCTTGCCGCGCTCGCCGAAAGCCCGGTCTACACCTCGCTGTGGGATTTGAAGGATGAGGCCGAAATGGGCCATATCCAGCTGTCCCGCGCGGCCGATCTCGTCCTGGTCGCTCCGGCCACCGCCGATCTCATCGCCCGGATGGCGGCGGGCGAAGCAAACGACCTGGCGACGACGCTGCTCCTGGCAACCGACAAGCCGGTGGTAGTCGCCCCGGCAATGAACGTCCGTATGTGGCAGCATGCCGCGACCAGGCGGAACGTCGAGCAGCTGAAGGCCGATGGAATCACCGTGCTGGAACCCGACGAAGGGCCGATGGCCTGCGGCGAGTTTGGTCCCGGCCGGCTGCCCGAACCAATCGACATCTATCGGCGGATCCAGCCGATGTTGGACAAGGCAGTGTCGATCGACGTTGCCGATGCGGGCTTGCTCGCCGGCAAGCACGTCCTTGTCACGGCCGGCCCGACCCATGAGCCGATCGACCCCGTGCGGGTCATTGCCAACCGCTCATCGGGCAAACAGGGCTTCGCGATCGCCGCCGCCGCCGCCCAGGCCGGCGCTCGGGTCACCCTGATCGCCGGGCCGGTCGCACTTCCAACGCCCGGTGGTGTGTGCCGGATCGACGTCGAAACCGCCCGGCAGATGGCCGACGCGGTGGAGGCAGCCCTCCCCGCCGACGCCGCCATCCTGGTTGCCGCGGTCGCCGACTGGAAGGTCGAAGCCGCTACCTCGAAGCTCAAGAAATCGGATGGGCCCCCACAGCTGCGTTTCGCGCCCAATCCCGACATACTCGCGATACTCGGAGCCCATCCCGAACGACCCACCCTGCTGATCGGATTTGCAGCCGAGACGGACGATTTGGTCGCCAATGCCGGATCGAAGCTTCGATCGAAGCAGGCCGATTGGATCGTTGCCAATGACGTTTCTGGCGACGTGATGGGATCGCACCGCAATCACGTTCATCTCGTGGCCGCGGATGGCGCTGAGGATTGGGGGCCGATGGACAAGACCGAGGTCGCTGCGCGGCTGATCGACCGGATCGCCAGAAAGCTAGGCTAA
- the mutM gene encoding bifunctional DNA-formamidopyrimidine glycosylase/DNA-(apurinic or apyrimidinic site) lyase gives MPELPEVETTVRGLEHVLKGRRIRRLETRRADLRRAFPKDLGQRLTGARVTSLGRRAKYGLVNTDRGDTMVFHLGMSGAWRIDPQELGKHDHLLIETDEGRRLHLRDPRRFGSVDLMPTDELAEWPAFKALGPEPLDGSITGKWLKERFSGRSAAVKLLLLDQRIVAGLGNIYACEALYRARIDPRRAAGRISGPKLDALAEAIPEVLYDAIRAGGSTLKDFAAPDGELGYFSKQFDVYDREGAPCRGCAGIVKRIVQGGRSSFFCPSCQR, from the coding sequence ATGCCTGAGTTGCCTGAGGTCGAAACAACCGTTCGCGGACTGGAGCATGTGCTGAAAGGCAGGCGCATAAGGCGCCTGGAAACAAGGCGCGCGGATCTGCGGCGGGCGTTTCCAAAGGATCTGGGACAGCGACTGACGGGCGCGCGGGTCACGTCGCTCGGCCGCCGCGCTAAATATGGACTGGTCAACACCGACCGAGGTGACACGATGGTGTTTCACCTCGGCATGTCGGGTGCCTGGCGGATCGACCCGCAAGAACTTGGCAAGCATGACCATTTGCTGATCGAGACTGATGAGGGGAGGCGGCTCCACCTGCGTGATCCGCGCCGGTTCGGCTCCGTCGACCTGATGCCGACTGACGAACTGGCCGAGTGGCCGGCGTTCAAGGCGCTGGGACCCGAGCCGCTTGACGGAAGCATCACCGGCAAATGGCTGAAGGAACGGTTCAGCGGGCGAAGCGCGGCTGTGAAGCTGCTCCTTCTTGACCAGCGGATCGTTGCCGGACTTGGCAATATCTACGCATGCGAGGCGCTGTACCGGGCGCGGATCGACCCGCGCAGGGCGGCCGGCAGGATCAGCGGGCCGAAGCTCGACGCCCTCGCCGAGGCGATTCCCGAGGTGCTTTACGACGCTATCCGGGCCGGCGGCTCGACGCTCAAGGACTTTGCCGCGCCCGATGGCGAACTTGGCTATTTCTCGAAACAGTTCGACGTCTACGACCGGGAGGGTGCGCCGTGCCGGGGCTGTGCGGGGATCGTGAAGCGAATCGTCCAGGGCGGCCGGTCGAGCTTCTTTTGTCCGAGCTGCCAGCGCTAG
- a CDS encoding nuclear transport factor 2 family protein yields the protein MNYRLLTPIYCIGLAIAGPAVATPSNPTAAVNELLDADRQFSSAAAGINIVDGIAAMLAPDAISPTPAGTFARGKDAIVALLRANPNNATATAEWAPVRGGISADGQQGFTYGFQIIHDAGKPDRRAKYLAYWVRRPEGWRVFGYKRAGSPPGSVSTAVRAPALPPVMIPSRPSAALQKKYAEDLAGRESAFSARAGAVGLRHAFIEFGSSDAMNFGGGSDFTFGNVNIGNGFPPDTSSDLTWAADEAVKTSSTGDLGITFGFIHQAGQPGAFPFFTVWRRARTSDRWLYVAE from the coding sequence ATGAATTACCGCTTGTTGACCCCAATTTATTGCATTGGACTGGCGATTGCCGGACCAGCGGTTGCAACTCCTTCGAACCCGACCGCGGCGGTCAACGAACTGCTCGATGCCGATCGGCAATTTTCCTCCGCCGCTGCTGGCATCAACATCGTCGACGGGATTGCCGCCATGCTTGCGCCGGACGCCATCTCACCGACGCCAGCTGGAACCTTTGCCAGGGGCAAGGACGCAATTGTCGCTTTGCTCCGGGCCAACCCGAACAATGCGACTGCGACCGCCGAATGGGCGCCGGTCCGAGGCGGAATTTCGGCGGATGGCCAGCAGGGTTTCACCTACGGCTTCCAGATCATCCACGACGCCGGAAAACCCGATCGCCGCGCCAAATATCTCGCATATTGGGTCAGGCGGCCTGAAGGCTGGCGAGTGTTCGGCTATAAACGCGCGGGAAGCCCGCCGGGAAGCGTTTCGACCGCGGTTCGTGCACCTGCCCTGCCGCCGGTCATGATTCCATCGAGGCCGAGCGCAGCGCTCCAGAAGAAATATGCCGAAGATCTCGCCGGCCGCGAATCCGCCTTTTCGGCGCGCGCCGGCGCGGTGGGATTGCGGCATGCCTTCATCGAGTTCGGCTCGTCCGATGCGATGAACTTCGGCGGCGGATCCGATTTCACCTTCGGCAACGTCAATATCGGCAACGGCTTTCCGCCCGATACCTCGTCGGATTTGACTTGGGCGGCGGACGAAGCGGTGAAGACATCCTCCACCGGGGACCTCGGCATAACCTTCGGCTTCATTCACCAGGCCGGCCAGCCGGGAGCCTTCCCCTTCTTCACCGTGTGGCGGCGCGCCCGGACCAGTGATCGCTGGCTCTATGTCGCGGAATAG
- a CDS encoding class I SAM-dependent methyltransferase, with amino-acid sequence MDKVNFGDQLVTPEEKTRRVGGVFSSVAGSYDLMNDLMSGGMHRLWKNRFVAKVKPRPGEQILDMAGGTGDIAFRMAANGARVMVSDINADMLEVGKKRAETRGIHGLSWQVENAERLSFADGSFDAYTIAFGIRNVTDIPAALREAHRVLRRGGRLYVLEFSTSEWPGFGELYERYSEHVIPRIGKAVAKDEDSYRYLVESIRRFPRMEQFRAMIGEAGFKSTSVEPILGGLVAIWGGWKI; translated from the coding sequence ATGGATAAGGTCAATTTCGGCGACCAGCTGGTCACTCCCGAGGAAAAGACCCGGCGGGTCGGCGGCGTCTTTTCGTCAGTCGCGGGTAGCTATGACCTGATGAACGACCTGATGTCGGGCGGCATGCACCGGCTGTGGAAGAACCGTTTCGTCGCCAAGGTGAAGCCGCGGCCGGGCGAGCAAATCCTCGACATGGCCGGCGGCACCGGCGACATCGCCTTCCGCATGGCCGCCAATGGCGCGCGGGTCATGGTCAGCGACATCAATGCGGACATGCTGGAGGTCGGCAAGAAGCGCGCCGAGACCCGCGGCATCCACGGCCTTAGCTGGCAGGTCGAAAATGCCGAGAGGCTGAGCTTCGCAGACGGCAGTTTCGACGCCTACACGATAGCCTTTGGAATCAGGAACGTGACCGACATTCCCGCCGCCCTTCGGGAGGCGCACCGCGTGCTAAGGCGCGGCGGCCGCCTTTACGTGCTCGAATTTTCGACCAGCGAATGGCCGGGCTTCGGCGAACTCTACGAACGCTACTCCGAGCATGTCATCCCGCGCATCGGCAAAGCCGTCGCCAAGGACGAAGACAGCTATCGCTATCTGGTCGAATCGATCCGCCGCTTTCCGCGCATGGAACAGTTCAGGGCGATGATCGGCGAGGCCGGGTTCAAGTCGACCAGTGTCGAGCCGATCCTCGGCGGCCTCGTCGCCATTTGGGGCGGCTGGAAAATTTGA
- a CDS encoding DUF885 family protein: MSRFALCLAAVVAISLPSVGQSQAPSATATAQGTHGQLVQLFADWRTFTHPKIAKGRPDYSAAATAARYARLPEFRQRLAAIDRTGWTASQNGDYRLVEAEMNGLDFFHRVLMPWARDPGFYQTIFAEMSDVPAHEGPSAEPNIDLHNFTYPLSRADDAKLTELIGAVPAMLADARINLAGSQAHDLWAYGDRAFNEQGEVLAQLEAGTLVMNDLGGHRPASLAGSSPALRKAVHDARMATEQFAAWIRAEAPRRTGASGVGKDNYDWYLSHVLLSPYDFDAQKALLQRELDRSLTSLRLEEVRNRAAPPIVEISDPAAYRAMAEQRQAKLYALLTGAGFIADRPFYRDALNGQTGSYTPPEQRNFFTHVTALDPLPLSSHQYHWIELARLRHEPHSSPVRQTPPLFNIYADRSEGFATAMEEMVMQAGLYDDEPHGRELVWIMLANRAARGLASLRVQANEIGLADAGKFHAEWTPRYWSDATSRLVGFEQLLYLRQPGYGPSYIVGKMELDHLLALASHRAEVAHRPFVFRDAFGAILASGIVPPSIIEDEAADLAK, translated from the coding sequence ATGAGCCGATTTGCCCTTTGCCTTGCCGCGGTTGTGGCCATTTCCCTACCTTCCGTCGGCCAATCCCAGGCCCCATCCGCCACAGCGACAGCACAGGGGACCCATGGCCAGCTGGTCCAGCTATTCGCCGACTGGCGCACATTCACCCATCCCAAGATCGCCAAGGGCCGGCCCGACTACAGCGCCGCCGCGACGGCCGCCCGTTACGCCCGCTTGCCTGAATTCCGCCAGCGTCTCGCGGCGATCGACCGCACCGGCTGGACCGCGTCGCAGAACGGCGATTACCGGCTGGTCGAAGCGGAAATGAACGGCCTCGATTTCTTTCACCGCGTGCTGATGCCATGGGCGCGCGACCCCGGCTTCTACCAAACCATCTTCGCCGAGATGAGCGATGTACCGGCCCACGAGGGTCCCTCGGCCGAGCCCAATATCGACCTCCACAATTTCACTTACCCGCTATCCCGCGCCGACGATGCGAAGCTCACCGAGTTGATCGGGGCAGTCCCGGCGATGCTCGCTGACGCGCGGATCAATTTGGCCGGCAGTCAGGCGCACGATCTCTGGGCCTACGGCGACCGTGCCTTCAACGAGCAAGGCGAGGTCCTGGCCCAGCTTGAGGCCGGTACATTGGTGATGAACGATCTTGGAGGGCATCGTCCCGCCAGCCTGGCAGGATCCAGTCCCGCATTGCGTAAGGCGGTGCACGATGCCCGCATGGCGACTGAACAATTCGCCGCATGGATCAGGGCCGAAGCCCCTCGCCGCACCGGCGCGTCGGGCGTCGGCAAGGACAATTATGATTGGTACCTCAGCCATGTCCTCCTTAGCCCTTACGACTTCGACGCACAGAAGGCCCTTCTTCAACGCGAACTGGACCGCTCGCTGACGTCGCTTCGGCTAGAGGAAGTGCGCAACCGTGCCGCCCCGCCGATCGTCGAGATCAGTGACCCGGCCGCCTATCGCGCGATGGCGGAGCAGCGCCAAGCAAAGCTTTACGCCCTGCTGACCGGCGCCGGCTTCATCGCTGACAGGCCTTTTTACCGAGACGCACTCAATGGCCAGACGGGCAGCTATACGCCACCGGAGCAGCGCAACTTCTTCACCCATGTGACGGCGCTGGATCCGTTGCCGCTCTCGAGCCACCAATATCATTGGATTGAACTCGCCCGCCTGCGCCACGAACCGCACTCAAGCCCGGTCCGGCAAACGCCGCCCTTATTCAACATTTATGCCGACCGGTCCGAGGGTTTCGCGACGGCGATGGAAGAAATGGTGATGCAGGCCGGCCTATATGATGATGAGCCGCATGGCCGTGAGCTGGTTTGGATCATGCTCGCAAATCGTGCCGCCCGCGGCCTCGCGTCGCTGCGCGTGCAGGCCAATGAGATCGGGCTGGCCGATGCAGGCAAGTTCCACGCCGAATGGACACCGCGTTACTGGTCCGACGCGACTAGCCGCCTGGTTGGGTTCGAGCAGCTGCTCTACCTCCGGCAGCCCGGCTACGGCCCGAGTTACATTGTCGGCAAGATGGAGCTCGACCATCTGCTGGCGCTGGCCTCGCACCGTGCCGAGGTCGCGCACCGCCCGTTCGTCTTCCGCGATGCCTTTGGCGCGATTCTCGCTTCGGGTATCGTCCCGCCATCGATTATCGAGGATGAAGCGGCCGACCTTGCGAAATAG
- the ubiB gene encoding 2-polyprenylphenol 6-hydroxylase yields MTAAVTHLWRLLKWGRTLARHGALQGIERDPLTPPNVRRLCRVARLGTAMPPVPDYAAALQEIGPAAIKLGQALSTRPDLVGEAAAENLLQLQDDLPPEPFPAIKAAIERALEAPLDTLFSEFDEEAVGAASIAQVHRAVTTEGREVAVKVLRPGIEEELARAIETYEWAAAHVELLGGEAERLRPRLVIAHFKQWTRRELDLQREAASASELRDNMVAEPGFHVPEIDWRRTARRVLTLEWLDGIKLSKRDELIAAGHDTKALATTLVRAFLRQAVVDGYFHADLHQGNLFALPDGRVAAIDFGIMGRIDRQARLWLAEILYGLITGNYDRVAEIHFEAQYVPPHHSVAEFATALRAVGEPIRGLPVKDISVGRMLEGLFSITRDFDMQTQPHLLLLQKTMVMEEGVATTLDPDINMWEAAEPFLKDWLRTELGPEAYYADRIVDTVRAFKLIPDLIRRIDAAYPPAGAAPPPPPLADVTVIEGKSWMAPLAIALGSAAIAAALTYWLVG; encoded by the coding sequence TTGACCGCTGCCGTCACTCATCTGTGGCGCCTGCTCAAATGGGGCAGGACGCTGGCGCGGCATGGCGCGCTGCAGGGGATCGAACGCGATCCGCTGACCCCACCCAACGTCCGCCGCCTGTGCCGCGTCGCCCGCCTTGGTACGGCAATGCCACCGGTGCCCGACTATGCGGCGGCGCTGCAGGAGATCGGTCCGGCAGCGATCAAGCTTGGCCAGGCGCTTTCGACGCGCCCGGATCTGGTCGGCGAGGCCGCAGCGGAAAACCTGCTCCAGCTGCAGGATGACCTGCCGCCCGAGCCTTTCCCGGCCATCAAGGCCGCGATCGAGCGCGCTCTCGAAGCTCCACTCGATACCTTGTTCAGCGAATTTGATGAGGAGGCGGTCGGCGCTGCCTCGATCGCCCAGGTCCACCGCGCCGTCACCACCGAAGGACGGGAGGTCGCGGTCAAGGTGCTTCGCCCCGGCATCGAGGAGGAGCTAGCCAGGGCGATCGAAACCTATGAATGGGCCGCCGCCCATGTCGAGCTTTTGGGCGGCGAGGCCGAGCGCCTCCGCCCGCGCCTGGTCATTGCCCATTTCAAGCAGTGGACCCGCCGCGAGCTCGACCTGCAGCGTGAGGCGGCGTCAGCCTCGGAGCTGCGCGACAATATGGTTGCCGAGCCCGGCTTCCACGTTCCGGAAATCGACTGGCGGCGTACGGCGAGGCGCGTGCTGACGCTCGAATGGCTCGACGGCATCAAGCTCAGCAAGCGCGATGAACTGATCGCGGCCGGCCACGACACCAAGGCGCTTGCGACCACCCTGGTCCGTGCCTTCCTGCGCCAGGCGGTAGTCGATGGCTATTTTCACGCCGACCTCCACCAGGGCAATTTGTTCGCGCTGCCGGACGGCCGTGTCGCCGCGATCGATTTCGGCATCATGGGCCGCATCGACCGCCAGGCGCGGCTCTGGCTGGCCGAAATTCTCTACGGGCTCATCACCGGCAACTATGACCGGGTCGCCGAAATTCATTTCGAGGCGCAATATGTGCCTCCGCATCACAGCGTCGCCGAGTTCGCGACGGCACTGCGCGCGGTCGGCGAGCCGATCCGCGGCCTGCCGGTCAAGGACATCAGCGTCGGCCGCATGCTCGAGGGCCTGTTCTCGATCACCCGCGATTTCGACATGCAGACCCAGCCGCACCTGCTGCTGCTGCAGAAAACGATGGTGATGGAGGAAGGCGTCGCGACCACGCTGGACCCTGATATCAACATGTGGGAAGCGGCCGAACCGTTCCTCAAGGATTGGCTTCGAACCGAGCTTGGCCCAGAGGCCTATTATGCCGACCGGATCGTCGATACCGTCCGCGCCTTCAAGCTGATCCCAGACCTCATTCGCCGGATCGATGCAGCATATCCGCCGGCTGGCGCGGCACCACCACCGCCACCGTTGGCCGATGTTACGGTGATCGAGGGAAAGAGCTGGATGGCGCCTCTCGCGATCGCGCTGGGCTCGGCCGCCATCGCCGCCGCGCTGACCTATTGGCTGGTCGGCTGA
- the rpsT gene encoding 30S ribosomal protein S20, with the protein MANTPQAKKRIRRNANRAAINGARVSRIRTFIKAVESAIASGKKDDAAAALKAAQPEMARGVARGVIHKNTASRKFSRLTKRVASLG; encoded by the coding sequence ATGGCGAACACGCCGCAAGCCAAGAAGCGCATCCGCCGCAACGCCAACCGTGCGGCGATCAACGGCGCCCGCGTCAGCCGCATCCGGACCTTCATCAAGGCCGTCGAGTCGGCGATCGCGTCGGGCAAGAAGGACGATGCCGCTGCGGCGCTGAAGGCTGCCCAGCCTGAAATGGCTCGCGGAGTCGCGCGGGGCGTGATTCACAAAAATACCGCGTCGCGGAAGTTCTCGCGGCTGACCAAGCGGGTCGCTTCGCTCGGTTAA
- a CDS encoding Lrp/AsnC family transcriptional regulator has translation MRRVHDVDAKDHQILALLEADGRRSNSDIAKLTGLSAPTVAERIARLRDIGVIQGFTVKIDAAKVGLPVSAVIEFQPRSNRDMAAINSVINNPAVRTCYRVTGSSLLVLIVRVSSSGALQDLLDQIMPFGETKTSVILLIDIEDRPLFSDALPPIP, from the coding sequence ATGAGGCGCGTACATGATGTCGATGCGAAGGATCACCAGATCCTGGCGCTGCTAGAGGCCGACGGACGGCGCTCCAACTCGGACATCGCCAAGCTGACGGGCCTGTCGGCACCGACCGTGGCCGAACGGATTGCCCGGCTTCGCGACATTGGTGTGATCCAGGGATTCACGGTCAAGATCGACGCAGCCAAGGTCGGCCTTCCCGTATCGGCCGTAATCGAATTTCAACCCCGGTCGAACCGGGATATGGCCGCAATCAACTCGGTCATAAATAATCCCGCCGTCCGGACCTGCTATCGGGTTACGGGATCGTCGTTGCTGGTATTGATCGTCAGAGTATCGTCAAGCGGGGCGCTGCAGGACCTGCTCGATCAGATCATGCCCTTCGGTGAGACGAAGACTTCGGTCATCCTGCTTATCGATATTGAAGACCGCCCGCTGTTCTCCGACGCGTTGCCGCCGATTCCTTAG
- the dut gene encoding dUTP diphosphatase: MLRISIARLPHGDGLPLPSYATHGAAGMDVVAAEDLDLMPGQRHAVATGFKVAIPDGYEIQVRPRSGLALKHGITVPNTPGTIDSDYRGELKVIMINHGSEPFPIRRGERIAQLVPAAVTHAEWDEVDELCETARGAGGFGSTGGHGSL; encoded by the coding sequence ATGTTGCGAATCTCTATTGCCCGCCTCCCTCATGGCGACGGCCTTCCCTTGCCCAGCTATGCCACCCACGGTGCGGCGGGCATGGACGTGGTCGCCGCTGAAGACCTGGACCTGATGCCTGGACAGCGCCATGCCGTTGCCACCGGCTTCAAGGTCGCAATTCCCGACGGCTATGAAATCCAGGTTCGCCCGCGCTCGGGCCTTGCGCTCAAGCATGGGATCACCGTTCCCAACACGCCGGGCACGATCGACAGCGATTATCGCGGCGAACTCAAAGTCATCATGATCAACCACGGAAGCGAGCCGTTCCCGATCCGCCGCGGGGAGCGTATCGCCCAGCTCGTGCCGGCCGCCGTCACGCACGCCGAATGGGATGAGGTCGACGAACTGTGCGAAACCGCGCGCGGCGCGGGCGGATTCGGCTCGACCGGCGGTCATGGCTCTCTCTGA
- the dnaA gene encoding chromosomal replication initiator protein DnaA → MQGSRENLCVSDAATVPAPLEAAWETIRTGLRRDCGTRTFDGWLKPAELGVFDGESGELEIVMPSQFMADWVQSHFGERLSLAWRSVLPIVRDVRIVASADGPKPAPLLILEEIPVAPASARERDPSAPNFDPRYRFDTFVVGKANEVAATAARTLATADSVAFNPLFIHGGTGRGKTHLLHAIGQAFLDHRPTGRVVSMSAEKFMVEFIRALKENDTIGFKSRLRSADLLLIDDVQFIAGKDSTQEEFFHTMNEIITANRRLVITSDRAPQDLDGIAPRILSRLSWGLVADINPADYELRLNIIDAKLAALPGVEMPRGVVEFLARRITSSIRELEGALNRIAAYAMMTGRAIDVAFVEEVLANVLRANQRRISIDEIQTQVAEHYRIRKAEMTSARRAREVARPRQVAMYLSKQLTPKSLPDIGRRFGGRDHTTVIHAVKQIERLRAADSELDADIRLLTRQLEG, encoded by the coding sequence GTGCAGGGCAGTCGGGAAAATTTGTGTGTCTCCGATGCCGCCACGGTACCTGCGCCACTCGAAGCTGCCTGGGAAACGATCCGGACCGGCCTTCGTCGCGACTGTGGCACTCGTACGTTCGATGGCTGGTTGAAGCCGGCCGAGCTGGGCGTGTTCGATGGCGAATCCGGCGAACTCGAAATCGTCATGCCAAGTCAGTTCATGGCCGACTGGGTGCAAAGCCATTTCGGCGAGCGGTTGTCATTGGCCTGGCGCAGCGTGCTGCCGATCGTCCGGGACGTCAGGATCGTTGCTTCGGCTGACGGTCCCAAGCCGGCACCTCTGCTGATCCTTGAGGAAATTCCGGTGGCGCCGGCGAGCGCCCGTGAGCGTGACCCTTCCGCTCCCAATTTCGATCCGCGTTATCGTTTCGACACCTTCGTGGTCGGCAAGGCCAACGAGGTTGCCGCGACCGCAGCCCGGACCCTGGCAACGGCGGACAGCGTCGCATTCAATCCGCTGTTTATCCATGGTGGTACGGGCCGCGGCAAAACCCATTTGCTGCACGCCATCGGCCAGGCCTTCCTCGATCATCGCCCGACAGGCCGCGTGGTATCGATGTCGGCCGAGAAATTCATGGTCGAGTTCATTCGGGCGCTCAAGGAAAACGACACGATCGGCTTCAAGAGCCGGCTGCGCTCCGCCGACCTGTTGCTGATTGACGACGTTCAGTTCATCGCTGGCAAGGATTCCACCCAAGAGGAATTCTTCCACACCATGAACGAGATCATCACCGCCAACCGGCGGCTTGTGATCACTTCCGACCGCGCGCCGCAGGACCTCGACGGGATCGCGCCGCGCATCCTGTCGCGCCTCAGCTGGGGCCTGGTCGCCGACATTAATCCGGCCGATTATGAGCTCCGGCTCAACATCATCGATGCCAAGCTGGCGGCCCTGCCAGGCGTCGAGATGCCGCGCGGTGTGGTCGAATTTCTGGCCCGCCGGATCACCAGTTCGATCCGCGAACTTGAGGGCGCGCTCAATCGAATCGCCGCCTATGCGATGATGACCGGCCGGGCGATCGACGTCGCCTTTGTCGAGGAAGTGCTGGCCAATGTGCTGCGGGCCAACCAGCGCCGTATCTCGATCGACGAAATCCAGACGCAGGTCGCCGAACATTACCGCATCCGCAAGGCAGAGATGACCTCGGCTCGGCGGGCCCGGGAGGTTGCACGACCGCGCCAGGTGGCGATGTATCTGTCGAAACAACTGACGCCCAAGTCACTGCCGGATATCGGCCGCCGGTTTGGCGGGCGCGACCACACGACGGTGATCCACGCGGTCAAACAGATTGAGCGGTTGCGCGCCGCGGACTCGGAGCTTGATGCCGACATCCGGCTGCTGACGCGCCAGTTGGAGGGCTGA